A single genomic interval of Dromiciops gliroides isolate mDroGli1 chromosome 1, mDroGli1.pri, whole genome shotgun sequence harbors:
- the LOC122728368 gene encoding serine/arginine-rich splicing factor 7-like, with the protein MSCYGRYGGETKVYVGNLETGAGKGELERAFSYYGPLRTVWIARNPPGFAFVEFEDPRDAEDAVQGLDGKVICGSRVRVELSTGLPRRSRYDRPPARCPFDPNDRCYECGEKGHYAYDCHRYSRRRRSRSRSRSHSRSRGRRYSRSRSRSRGRRSRSASPRRPRSTSLRRSRSPSIQSRSGSLKRSRSSHSRSRSRSRSLSRPRSSQSKSKSPSPKRSHSPSGSPHRSASPERMD; encoded by the coding sequence ATGTCATGCTATGGGAGATATGGAGGAGAGACCAAAGTATATGTTGGCAACCTGGAAACTGGTGCTGGCAAAGGAGAATTAGAAAGAGCTTTTAGTTATTATGGTCCCTTAAGAACTGTATGGATTGCCAGAAATCCTCCAGGATTTGCCTTTGTGGAGTTTGAAGACCCAAGAGATGCAGAAGATGCAGTCCAAGGACTAGATGGAAAGGTGATTTGTGGTTCCCGTGTAAGAGTTGAATTGTCAACAGGCCTGCCACGAAGATCTCGGTATGATAGACCACCTGCACGCTGTCCATTTGATCCTAATGACAGATGTTATGAGTGTGGCGAGAAAGGTCATTATGCTTATGATTGTCACCGCTACAGCCGGCGAAGGAGAAGCAGGTCACGATCTAGATCTCATTCAAGATCCCGAGGAAGGAGATACTCTCGCTCACGAAGCAGGAGCCGTGGAAGGAGGTCAAGATCTGCATCTCCTCGGAGACCAAGATCCACATCTCTACGTAGATCTAGATCTCCTTCAATCCAGTCTCGATCAGGTTCTTTAAAAAGGTCAAGATCATCCCATTCAAGATCTCGATCCAGATCCAGGTCTCTTTCAAGACCTAGAAGCAGCCAATCAAAGTCTAAATCACCATCTCCAAAGAGAAGCCACTCACCTTCTGGAAGTCCTCACAGGAGTGCAAGTCCTGAAAGAATggactaa